In the Chitinivibrio alkaliphilus ACht1 genome, one interval contains:
- a CDS encoding Fur family transcriptional regulator — translation MTVAELLRAKNLRVTPQREAIAEILLTHGHLTVDSLYAFLTETHPSISLATVYKNIKDMVEKGFVMEVSLPNQKSLFEIHKESHVHTHCRCCGALTDIHYNPLELAGDIATLLGDSFSPDSAQLVFQGICNTCKNTQK, via the coding sequence TTGACGGTTGCTGAGCTGCTTCGTGCTAAAAATCTTCGAGTAACTCCCCAACGTGAAGCCATTGCGGAGATTTTACTGACCCATGGGCACCTTACGGTAGACAGTCTCTACGCGTTCCTTACAGAAACCCATCCCTCAATCTCCCTGGCAACGGTGTATAAAAACATAAAAGACATGGTGGAAAAAGGTTTTGTAATGGAAGTTTCCCTGCCAAATCAAAAAAGCCTCTTTGAGATACATAAGGAATCCCATGTGCATACCCATTGCAGATGCTGCGGTGCACTTACTGATATTCATTATAACCCCTTAGAATTGGCCGGGGATATTGCCACACTTCTGGGAGACTCCTTTTCTCCCGATTCGGCGCAGCTTGTATTTCAGGGAATTTGTAACACCTGCAAAAACACACAAAAATAA